From the Mycobacterium sp. DL592 genome, the window CGGCTGCCCAGTTCGACCTCGTCGCCGTCACGAAAGCAGATCGACCGGAAGCCGTCCCACTTCGGCTCGTAGGAGGCGTCCGCGGGGAAGGACGTCACCGACTTGGCCAGCATGGGTGAGACCGGCGGCAGCACGGGTAAGTCCATCTCCCCATTGTGCCTAGGGCAGGGCGTGGTCGATGAGAATCTGCGCAGCCTTACGGGCATGTTCCCAGGGGGCCGGGTCGTCCAGCGAGGTGCCCAGGGCGGCCGCGCCCTCGTAGAGCACGGCCAACTGCCAGCCGAGCAGACGCGGGCTGGCCGCCCCGGCCTGGCCCGCCAACGTGATCAGGCCGTCGATGAAATCCTGCTTGTGGTTGCGCACGATGTCTGCCACCTCGGGCATCGCCTCGGCGGCCTCGACGGCGGCATTGTGGAACGGGCAGCCACGGATCTGTCCGGGCGGGAGTGCGAGGTCGAAGATCGCCAGCAGCCGGGTGCGGGGTGCGCGGCCGGTGTCGGTGGGGGTGGGGCTGATCGGATCGCCTGCGGTGTCCTCGATACCTCGAAGGTATTCCTCCACCACGGCCTGCTTGCTTGGAAAGTGTTGGTACAGAGTGCGTTTGGATACCCTGGCTTCGGTGGCCAGCCGCTCGACGCCGGTGGCGTTGATACCGTCGCGGTAGAAGAGGCGATTGGCGGCCGCCAGGATGCGGCCGCGGGCACCGCGGCCGCTGCCCGCCGTCGACTGCCGCGCACTGGTCATAGGCCAAAAGTATACCGATGAGTTTACCTTTTGCCGCCAGCCTTGTAGGCTCGCCGTAAGATATGTAAACCGTTCGGTTTACCTGTAGGAGGATCTCGTGACGTCGTTAGCCGGACAGACCGTTCTGGTGACCGGGGCCAACCGGGGCATGGGCCGCCACTATGTGTCGCAGCTGCTCGAACGCGGCGCGGCCAAGGTGTATGCCGCGGCCCGCGATCCGCACAGCATCGACGTCGACGATCCGCGAGTGGTGCCACTGGCTTTGGACGTCACCGACGCGGAATCCGTGGCGGCGGCCGTGAAGGCTGCACCCGATGTCAGCGTGCTCATCAACAATGCCGGCATCGCGCGACTGACCTCAGTGCTCGACCCGGACAGCACGGCACTGCGCGAGCAACTCGAGACCAACCTGCTGGGTCCGCTGGCGCTGGCTGCGGCCTTCGCCGACGGGATCGCCGAGCGCTCCGGTGCGGTCGTCAACGTGTCCTCGGTCCTGGCCTGGTTGCCGGTCGGCGCCAGCTACGGAGTGTCGAAGGCCGCGCTGTGGAATGCCACCGACTCGATGCGAACGGAACTGGCACCCCGCGGTGTTCAGGTCGTCGGGGTCTACGTCGGCCTGGTTGACACGGAGATGGGGGCGTTCGCCGATGCGCCCAAGTCCGATCCCGCCGACGTGGTGCGCCAGGTTCTCGACGGCATCGAAGCCGGTGCGCAGGAGGTGCTCGCCGACGAGGTGACCCGGGATGTGCGTCGACAACTCGGAACGCCACTCGACGAGCGCTGAACACCATGCCCGGTACCCGATCGGCGTAGTTTCGAGGGGTGGCGACCAAAGCCGAGGAACTCGACGTCGACGGTGTCGCGGTGCGGCTCACCAACCGCGACAAGATCTACTTTCCCAAGCTCGGCTCCGCGGGGACCAAGGGCACGCTCGTCGAGTACTACCGAACGGTGGCCTGCAGTGGCCCGCTGTTGACGGCGCTGCGCGATCGGCCGACACATCTGCAGCGCTTCCCGGACGGGATCGACGGCGAGGAGATCTACCAGAAGCGGGTGCCCGAGAAGCATCCCGACTATCTCCAGACCTGCCGGGTGACGTTCCCGTCCGGCCGCACCGCCGATGCGCTGAAGGTGACCCATCCGTCGGCGGTGGTGTGGGCCGCCCAGATGGGCACCGTGACGTTTCACCCGTGGCAGGTCCGCTGCCCGGACACCGACCATCCCGACGAACTGCGGGTGGACCTCGACCCCCAGCCGGGTACCGGTTTCGCCGAGGCGCGCACCATCGCCGTCGACATCCTCAAGCCGTTGCTCGACGAACTGGGCCTGGTCGGCTACCCGAAGACCTCCGGTGGGCGTGGGGTACACGTGTTCCTGCGCATCACACCGCAGTGGGACTTCATCGCCGTGCGCCGGGCCGGCATCGCGCTGGCGCGTGAAGTCGAAAGGCGTGCAGAGGATTTGGTGACGACCTCGTGGTGGAAGGAGGAGCGGGGCCGGCGTGTCTTCATCGACTACAACCAGAACGCCCGCGACCGCACGTTCGCCGCCGCGTACGCGGTGCGCGCCACCCCGATCGCCACGGTGTCCACGCCGCTGACGTGGGACGAGTTGGCCGGCGCCGATCCCGACGACTACACGATGGCCACCGTGCCCGCCTTGATCGCCGAACGGGGCGACCCGATGGCCGGGATGGATTCGGTGGCGCAGTCGATCGAACCGCTGCTGGCGATGGTCGGCGCCGACGAAGCGCGCGGTCTCGGGGACCTGCCCTATCCGCCGAACTACCCGAAGATGCCGGGTGAACCCAAGCGGGTGCAGCCCAGCCGGGACACCGACCTGAAGGCCGATAAGGGCTGATCGCGGCTGCGGCACGGTGATTTGCTGCGGGCTCCTTGCCGCAGGGCAGTGACATCTGAATTACCTGTCAATGGGCTGGACTTACCTGTCAATGTGCTGACCGTGCCACGCCACGGGGCGGCTCGTGGATTCGCCTCTGAACTGGTTTTTTGCGGCTGACTACCTGTCCGCCGGGACAGGTTCTCAGCAATCTTGATGCTGAGGGGGCTCGTTTCCAGGCAATTGACAGCACTGTTCACAGGCAGCGCGGTTAGTTTGCGCCGGTTACGCGAACTATCTCCACGGGGGGTCTCATGAACAACACTGTCAAGGGCGCGATCGTCGTCGCCGGCATCGTCCTGGCGGGCGCTTTCGGGGGCACGGTCGTAGCTGCCGCAAGCCCGAAGACCACGCTGACGGTGCAAGACGGTGACAGCGGCAAGGACGGCGCCGGCATCGACTCTGACGGCACCCAGGGCAGCTACAAAGCTGCCATGGACGGCACTGAGGCCGGGCCGATCATGGACGCAGTGCCCCAGGACAAGGCTGTCACCGGCAAGAAGTAGGCGCATGCCTCGGACGGATGCCCGAATCTGACCTAGCACCCCACTCGGTCATGAACCGAATGAACCGCCGGGCAATCCGCCGGCTCTGCGGCTCCGAATAGCTATTGACGGTCCGGTCGATTTGATCGGCGCCGACGATCAGCAGGGAGCGGGTTCGGACAATGACGTCATATCAGGCTGGGATCAGGTCAGGAACGAGGCGTGCGCGGGGGCTTGCATTGGCCGTCGTGGGGTTCGCCATCGCGATGCTGGGCTTGGGGTTCACCGCATTCAGCCCACCGGGCACCCACATCGCAAGTGGCTCGCAGACCTGTGTCAACGGGATCGTGCCACTCAACCCATACGTCGTGAACTGCAACCTGCCGTCGCGAGGAAACCAGATCATCGGCGCGGCACCCGACGCGGGGGCCATCATCGGTTGCAGGCACAACCTCGCGTGCTTGGCGCTGTACGTCAACTACCCGGGGGAAGTACTCGTTCCCGGTTATCAACCCTGAGTGGGATCTGATGCGACGTAGTGCATGAGCATGAGGAGAGCGGTCGTGGGAACCAACGCTGCCGGATCACGAAGATTCAGACATCTTTCGGCTGCGCTTGGCGTGGGAGCCGTGCTGGCATCGGGCGTTATTTCGTTCACTGAGGCGGGTATCCCGGGTGGTGCTGTAGCAGGGCACATGGGGCCGATGCCGACAGTGTCGACCTACATGCCCAGCCAGGCTCCGGGGATGTCCTTGGGTGCGACGGCGGGCGTCACGACCACCACCACCGGACCAGTTGCCCCCGGCTAAGTCCGCCTAACCAGGACGAGAAGACCCAGGGAACCGCCAAAGCTGCCAAGCCGGCGGCCACGGCGGCTGGAGGGCAAGTCACTGCAGTCCCGGACTGCCAGTGTGGTGTTCGACGTAGACGATTCTCGGGGATCCTGGTCGACCCCGCCGTCGGCTGGCAAATACGCCGGTGACGGACTGGCCGCGCGCTTAGGTGCCAGCTGTGAGCCGCGCGAGTTGGCTATCGCCGCCCGTCGGCACTGTGATAGACAAGCTCAGCAAACTAGCGTCTGCGACAGCACGCGGTGACGAGCCTTCCAGGCAAGGGGAAGCTTATGAGGCAAACCGACAGCACGAACGGCCGAGGCGGCAAGCACCGCGCGCGGCGGCGGCCACAGCCCTACGCCTGGCTGGGTGCCGGAGCCGTAACCCTGGGTATGGGCGCGGCACTGGCCGGTGGAACCGCCGTGGCCTACGCCGACACCGGAGCCGCCGGCGGCAGTGCCAAGAGCGCCTCGGCCAGTTCGGACAGCAGCTCGTCAGACTCCACGTCCAGCGATTCCTCGACCACAGCCAAGAAGACCACCGCCCACTCGGCGCGCAGCAGCAAGGTGTCGTCGTCGGGCGGCAATACCAGCGGGCAGGATTCCTCGACGGCGCAGACCGCGGCTGCAACGGCAGCGGCGGCAACCGGGACTACGGCGTCGACGGCGTCGACCACTTCGTCGACCACCGCCACGTCCGCCACCGAAACCACCACCGAGAAGGCGACGACGGTTGCGCACTCGGCCAGAGTGACCACCACCAGCACCGAGACGACGTCGTCGAGCGGATCATCGGGTGCGGCGGCGGTGCTGCCGGCGGCCGACCCGGCGCCGAGCATGACGTCGTACCTGCCGACAGACCCGATCGTCCCCGGAGTCGCGCTGGCGCTCGGCAAACAGCAAATCACCGACGCGCAGACCTCGCTGAACACCGTGACGTGGGCAAGCGGGAACATCGCCGGCGGCCTGGCCGCGATCGTGCCGCAGCTATTGCTCTCCAGCGCATCAGCCACCTTGAACTTCTACTCGGCAACCAACGCCGGGGCGCAAGGCTTCTACGCCACCACCGCAAACATCCCGATCGTCCACCAGCTGGCCGGCGGCAATCTGCTGCTCAACATTCTGTTGCCGTCGTTGGCCGGGGCCGAGATGAACACGGCGGCGTTCTTCCTGCCGCTGGTCGGGGTGTTCACCGGTGGTACCGCCCTCGACCCGGTGACCAACAGCCTGAGCGCCGCGATATCGAACAGTCGCGTGTACGGCTTCGTGCCGGTCTCCATGAAGGCCACCACCGAGCCGGTCGTCTACATCTCGGTCAACGGCGGCCCCAGCGTGCCGGTGCTCGTCGACACCGGTTCCTCGGGCCTGGTGATCTCACGCAACGCCGTGAACACCACCGGCCTCGGCAGCGCGACCGGTACCGGCTCCGCCACCTACAGCGGAGCGGTGACCGAGACCTACCACTACACCGACTACACCACCACGGTGGACTTCGGAAACGGCATCGTCACCGACCCGACGACCGTCCACATCGTCGACCAAGCCGACTCGGCGGCGTTCGAGAACTTCCTCAGCTGGGGTGCCGACGGCATCCTGGGCATCGGGGCGAACGCGGCCGGCTTCGCCCCGAACGTGCCCACCGCGTCGCTGCCGGGAGAACTGAAGGACGGGGTGTTCCTCTACCAGGGGCTGTTCCTGGGGTTCGCCGGGCTGATGATCGTCGGCCAGAACCCGCTGCCGGTGCGAACCTCGGTGCCCGGTGCGCCCACCGCCTACGTGCAGGTGCAGATCAACAACGGCACCAAGACGACGGTCGGGTCGATCATCGACTCCGGCGGGGTGTACGGAACCATACTGCAGTCGATCGTCGGCGGGGCAATCGGTTCTACGGTGCCGGCTGGAACCACGATCTCGGTGTACACCGCGGACGGCAGCACGCTGCTGTACTCCTACACCACGACGTCCTACGGCAGCCCGACGGTGATCTCGACCGGCCTGATCAACACCGGCTACTTCGCGTTCCAGCAGGGTCCGGTGTACATCAACTACGCCGCGCCGGACCTCATCGGTTCCACGGATTTCGACTACGCCTGAGGCATTGCGCCGCAAAGAAATTCGGGCCGTAGTTTCGACGACCCGGAACACGTTATTGACGATTTGGGAATTTCGCCGATCCCGGCCCGCGGTGCGACTAATCTCCGCTGAGGTGGCGTTCGCCAGTCCTCAGGAGGAAGAACATCATGGGTGCTTCGAGGTTTGTAGGCCGAGTCGGCGGATTAGCGGTGTCCCTGGGGGTCGGCGCCGCCCTGTTGTCCTCCGGATGTGGTCTGGCATGGGCGGACGGCTCGACCGGAGCAGCGGCCACCTCCGGCACTGACAACTCCAGCTCGGCCGACGCCGGCTCGTCCGGCTCGCACGCGAAGGCCACCGGCGGCACCCGGCGGGCGGCCTCCGACACCGGCAAGGTGAGCAGCAGCGGCGGCGCGCAGAGCAGCTCGAAGCACTCGGCCAGCGTCACGCTGACGAGCCCGACTACCTCGTCCGACACTGCCCCCGCGGCCGCGACAGCCACCGGCGGATCGGCTGAGCCCACCAGTTATGCGGCGGTGTCCACCATCGCCGCACCGTCGACCTCGACCGTCGGTTCGGTGAACCCCATCGCGCCGACGACGGCCACTCCCGCGACCGGCGGCCCGGCCGCGCCGGTCGACTCGCCGCTGGCTCTGGCGCTGGCCGCGTTCACCCGCCGCGAGGCAGCCGGCACGCTCAGCGCCGCCAACGTCACCGCGCAGACCACCGCGTCGTTGACCGTCGGCAGCAACCCGATCGTCGTCACCCCAACCCTGGCCATCGACAACGGCGTCATCGTCGGCCAGAACTACGTCACCGCGCCCGTGGGCGCCACCCTCGTCTACACCCTGATCGGCGCCCCGGACAAGGGCGGCAAGGTCACGTTCTCGGCGACCACCGATCCCAACTACGTGCTGGGCAACTTCAGTTACTTGCCCGATCAGTCGGTTCTCACCGGCGCCACCAACGAGAAGTTCACCATCATGGTGGCCCAGAACACGGGGTTCGATCAGTTCGTGGGCAGCATCCCGATCCTCGGTTCGCTGGCCACCCCGATCATCAACGCCCTGCACCAGACGCCGATCCTCGGTGACCTGCTGGCACCGGTCATCGGCTACGCCAGCTTCGCGACGTTCAACTCCAACACCGTGCTGCCGAGCACCGCCCCGGTGGCCTACACCTACAAGATGTCGTCGTTCGACGGCGCCCTGATCAGCGTCAACTGGTTCCCCGCCGTGGGCCTTGCGGCCGGGGACAAGCAGCAGACCGTGCTCGACGGTCCCGGTCTGGCCACCGCCGGCCAGACCGACCCATACCAGCTCTACGGCATCTCCGGGCTGACGGCGGGTGTGTCCCAGCTCCGTTCGGCCGGCTTCAACGTCGTCACCTGGGATCCGCGCGGCGAGTTCGCCTCCGGCGGCGTCCTGCAGCTGGACAACCCCTTCTTCGAGGGCCGCGACGTCTCGGCCATCGTCAGCTGGGTCGCCGGCCTGTCCGCTTCCAAGCTCGACAGCCCCGGGGACCCCGTCGTCGGTATGGTCGGCGGTTCCTACGGTGGCGGCATCCAGCTGACCAGCGCGGCCACCGATCCCCGCATCGACGCCATCGTTCCGGGTATCGCCTGGAACTCGCTGAACAACTCGCTGTACCCCGATGGCGCGTTCAAGACGGCCTACGGGTCGCTGCTGCTGCTGTCGCTGATCACCTCCGGCGCCCGGATCAACAACCAGATCTACCTCGGTGTGCTCTCCGGCGACCTGATCGGCTACCTGAGCCAGACCGCGCAGGCCGTGTTGAGCAGCAGCGGCCCGACCTCGCTGCTGAACAACCTGAAGATTCCGGTGCTGTTCCTGCAGGGCACCGTCGACGTGCTGTTCACGCTGCAGCAGGCCATCGATAACGCCCAGACCGTGCTGGCCAACGGCAACACCGACCTCAAGATGGTCTGGTACTGCGGCGGCCATGGCGTGTGCCTGACCGGGCCGACGTCGCCGAACCCGAACATCGCCGACACCATCACGTTCCTCAACCAGCAGCTGAAGGGGATCACGCCCCCGGTGGGCACGGAGATCCCGACGTTCCAGTACACCGACCAGAAGGGCAACTGGTATCAGTCCACCAACCTTCCGGTGTCGGGCAGCCCGTTCTTCGGCACCCCGGTTCAGGTGCTCAACAACGCTGACGGCGGAGTGCTGGGGATCGTGCCGTTCCTCGGCGGATCCGGGCCGGGATCGGGCAACCCGCCTTACCAGGCGACGCTGCCGTACTCGCTGGGGCTGGCCTCGAAGGCCTCGAACGCGATCAACGTTGCGGTCAACACCAACGGGATCAGCCAGATCGTCGGGGCACCCACGCTGAGCTTCGACTACCAGGGTCTGGGCACCAACCGCTTCGTCTATGCCCAGCTGGTCGACAATGCCACCGGCCTGGTGGTCGGTAACCTGGTCACGCCGGTCCCCGTGACGATGGACGGCCAGAACCACACCGCCACCATCAACATGGAGAACATCGTCTACACCGTCGCCAACCCGAACGTCGACAACCTCACGCTGCAGATCACCAGCTCGACCACGGCGTACTGGAGCCTGTCGTCGTTCGGCGCGGTCAAGATCTCCAACATCAACCTGACGTTGCCGACCCCGGCGACGATCACCCCGGAAACGCTCTAGATTTCCGGGTCCAGCCAGCCGGTTGCCTACAGCAGCCGGCTGGCTGCGTACCGCACGCCCTGGCCGACGGTGCCTGATTCGATGTACCTGCCGTGTGCGATGAGGTCGATTCCTGTCGAGCAGATCGGGTCGCCCGACACGCACAGGTCGATCGTCTTGGAGCCGTAGAGCGTGCTCCTGCCGGGCTGCGGTCCACCGCCGACCTTGCGGGACGGGTTGCCGAACAACACCACCGCAGCGACGTGGCCGGCGACCGCAGCGGGCATCGCGGTCTCAGCCGTGAAGGCGGTGCCGGAGTCGGCGGTGAGCGCGTCCATGACATTGGCCCCTTGCGAGTAGCCGCTGAGCACCAATCGGGTGGCGGGGCAGGCGGCCACCAGGTTCTGCACGTAAACCCAAGTGGCTGAAGCACCTTGGGCAGTGGACGCGCTGATGTCCAGATTCGCCGGATAGTCGACTCCGTACACCGCGAGCGACTTCGGCGCCACCTGAGCGCTCAGGGTGTTGACGAATGCCTGGCCGACGGAGTCGACCGGGGGAGTGGTGTTGGCGCCCCGCGCGTAGACCACCTGGACATCGGGGCACGGTGCGGCAAGGGCGGGCGGTGCGGATGTCAACGGGGCGACGAGCGTGATGACCGCTGCAGCAACCATGTGAACCGGACGGTTGGGGGGCACCGGCGGATCGTGACACTGTGTTGACCTGGGTGATCGCAGGCGCGCCGAGTCCGGCGGCAGCCTATCGGCAAGCTCACATCAGCGGCGAAGTGTGTCAAAGGATTTGTCGCACAACAACCTTGGTAGATGCGCCCGGCTTCAGGCTTTCCGCGCCAGCGGAGTCACCCCGCGGGCGTTGGGCAGTGGTAGGTCGTTGTAGGTCGCGATACCCGGCGCGGCCGCGACGACGGCCGGGATGGCGTGGATCGGCGGCATCGCTGTCATGATGTGGCCGAGGACGAAGAAGTCCTCGATGGACGTTGCATTCTCGATCAGGTCCGGCGGCGGCAGGAAGCCGACGGTCATGGTGACCGTCGGGCGGCCATCGATGGTGATCTTCCAGCCGTCGCCGTCGAGCTTCCAGTCGGGATCGAGGGTCTGACCCTTGCGCCACCGGACATTGAGGTCGATGACGGTTGCGCCGTCGACCCGACCCTGCCAGCTGGCGTAGACCCCGGCCACATGGCCGGCGGGGATGGTCCAGGACGCCATCACGAGATCCTCAGTGGTCTGGGCATATTCGGCTTCGCAGACGATCTCGTCGAGTTCCACGCCGAGCGAGTCGGCCACCAGCGCAACCGCCTCGGCGAAGATCGCCGTGCCTTCGGCGGCCTTGTCCGGCAGCTCGGGATCGTCGATGCGCATACCGAAACCGCACGGCCGCTCGGTGTCGGGGGAGTCGTAGAGCGTGGTGTCGGCAGACTCGGCGATGGTGACTTTGTCAACGCGGTCGCAGGCGGTCGTCGCGACGATCGCGAGCAGCTCGGCGAAGCCGGGACTGACACCTGAGCCGAACATCGTCGACCCGCCGGCTATGCAGGCCTCGAGGATGCGGGTGCGATCCTCGCCGAGGTTGTGGCCGGTGACGAAGGATGCCGAGGCGACGACGTTGACCCCGGCCGACAGGATGCGGACCAGTTCGTCGACGTCGTTCCACATCGGGTTGTAGACCACGCAGTCCGGCTTGAGTGCCAGCAGGGCGTCGACGTCATTGGTGGCCGTCACGCCGAGCGGCTCGATGCCGACCAGCTCGCCGACGTCGCGGCCTGCTTTGTCCGGCGACCAGGCGTAGCAGCCGACGAGTTCGAGGGTGGGGTTGGCCGCGATGGCCGCTACCGAGCTTTTTCCGACGTTGCCTGTCGTCCACTGGACGACCCGATACGGGGCGATGTTGTGCACTCGCTCAGCATAGGAGCACGCGGTCGTGGAGATCGCCCCATTGCGTCGATCTCGACGCGGCGATCACTCTTCGAGGGTGACGCTGCCGCGGCTGCTGCGCCGCAGGCGATGCTTGGTCTTGCCGGTCGGCCGCTTGTTGCGGAGAGCGCCGGTTTCGGATTCGGGCTCGGTTTCGGCGGCGACCTCAGGCTCGGACTCGGCGGGCTGTTCGTCGTCCGCAGATTCCTCGGCTTCGGGCTCAGCCTCAGGCTCGGCCTTCTCTTCGACTGCCTCGGTCTCGTCGGACTCGGCCTCGGCTTCCTCGGCTTCATCGGCCGCTTCGTCGGCTTGCTTGCCGCGCTTGCGTCGCGGCTTCTTCTCCTTGGGCGGCTTGGGCACCTGTTCGGCGACAAAGGAGAGGTAGAACGCCCCTAACGCCAGGACCGCCACCGCAGCGGCCGCGCCGTAGACGCCGAACAGCCAGGGCCCGGCGGTCTGCAGGCTCAGCCAGATCTCGGCGATCGCCGTGACCACGATCAGCGCACCGGCGACCACGTGCAGGATCAGCGACCACAGCCGCAGC encodes:
- a CDS encoding dihydrodipicolinate reductase, which translates into the protein MHNIAPYRVVQWTTGNVGKSSVAAIAANPTLELVGCYAWSPDKAGRDVGELVGIEPLGVTATNDVDALLALKPDCVVYNPMWNDVDELVRILSAGVNVVASASFVTGHNLGEDRTRILEACIAGGSTMFGSGVSPGFAELLAIVATTACDRVDKVTIAESADTTLYDSPDTERPCGFGMRIDDPELPDKAAEGTAIFAEAVALVADSLGVELDEIVCEAEYAQTTEDLVMASWTIPAGHVAGVYASWQGRVDGATVIDLNVRWRKGQTLDPDWKLDGDGWKITIDGRPTVTMTVGFLPPPDLIENATSIEDFFVLGHIMTAMPPIHAIPAVVAAAPGIATYNDLPLPNARGVTPLARKA
- a CDS encoding cutinase family protein, producing the protein MPPNRPVHMVAAAVITLVAPLTSAPPALAAPCPDVQVVYARGANTTPPVDSVGQAFVNTLSAQVAPKSLAVYGVDYPANLDISASTAQGASATWVYVQNLVAACPATRLVLSGYSQGANVMDALTADSGTAFTAETAMPAAVAGHVAAVVLFGNPSRKVGGGPQPGRSTLYGSKTIDLCVSGDPICSTGIDLIAHGRYIESGTVGQGVRYAASRLL
- a CDS encoding SDR family oxidoreductase, whose product is MTSLAGQTVLVTGANRGMGRHYVSQLLERGAAKVYAAARDPHSIDVDDPRVVPLALDVTDAESVAAAVKAAPDVSVLINNAGIARLTSVLDPDSTALREQLETNLLGPLALAAAFADGIAERSGAVVNVSSVLAWLPVGASYGVSKAALWNATDSMRTELAPRGVQVVGVYVGLVDTEMGAFADAPKSDPADVVRQVLDGIEAGAQEVLADEVTRDVRRQLGTPLDER
- a CDS encoding TetR/AcrR family transcriptional regulator — translated: MTSARQSTAGSGRGARGRILAAANRLFYRDGINATGVERLATEARVSKRTLYQHFPSKQAVVEEYLRGIEDTAGDPISPTPTDTGRAPRTRLLAIFDLALPPGQIRGCPFHNAAVEAAEAMPEVADIVRNHKQDFIDGLITLAGQAGAASPRLLGWQLAVLYEGAAALGTSLDDPAPWEHARKAAQILIDHALP
- a CDS encoding DNA polymerase domain-containing protein, with the translated sequence MATKAEELDVDGVAVRLTNRDKIYFPKLGSAGTKGTLVEYYRTVACSGPLLTALRDRPTHLQRFPDGIDGEEIYQKRVPEKHPDYLQTCRVTFPSGRTADALKVTHPSAVVWAAQMGTVTFHPWQVRCPDTDHPDELRVDLDPQPGTGFAEARTIAVDILKPLLDELGLVGYPKTSGGRGVHVFLRITPQWDFIAVRRAGIALAREVERRAEDLVTTSWWKEERGRRVFIDYNQNARDRTFAAAYAVRATPIATVSTPLTWDELAGADPDDYTMATVPALIAERGDPMAGMDSVAQSIEPLLAMVGADEARGLGDLPYPPNYPKMPGEPKRVQPSRDTDLKADKG
- a CDS encoding CocE/NonD family hydrolase, with product MSLGVGAALLSSGCGLAWADGSTGAAATSGTDNSSSADAGSSGSHAKATGGTRRAASDTGKVSSSGGAQSSSKHSASVTLTSPTTSSDTAPAAATATGGSAEPTSYAAVSTIAAPSTSTVGSVNPIAPTTATPATGGPAAPVDSPLALALAAFTRREAAGTLSAANVTAQTTASLTVGSNPIVVTPTLAIDNGVIVGQNYVTAPVGATLVYTLIGAPDKGGKVTFSATTDPNYVLGNFSYLPDQSVLTGATNEKFTIMVAQNTGFDQFVGSIPILGSLATPIINALHQTPILGDLLAPVIGYASFATFNSNTVLPSTAPVAYTYKMSSFDGALISVNWFPAVGLAAGDKQQTVLDGPGLATAGQTDPYQLYGISGLTAGVSQLRSAGFNVVTWDPRGEFASGGVLQLDNPFFEGRDVSAIVSWVAGLSASKLDSPGDPVVGMVGGSYGGGIQLTSAATDPRIDAIVPGIAWNSLNNSLYPDGAFKTAYGSLLLLSLITSGARINNQIYLGVLSGDLIGYLSQTAQAVLSSSGPTSLLNNLKIPVLFLQGTVDVLFTLQQAIDNAQTVLANGNTDLKMVWYCGGHGVCLTGPTSPNPNIADTITFLNQQLKGITPPVGTEIPTFQYTDQKGNWYQSTNLPVSGSPFFGTPVQVLNNADGGVLGIVPFLGGSGPGSGNPPYQATLPYSLGLASKASNAINVAVNTNGISQIVGAPTLSFDYQGLGTNRFVYAQLVDNATGLVVGNLVTPVPVTMDGQNHTATINMENIVYTVANPNVDNLTLQITSSTTAYWSLSSFGAVKISNINLTLPTPATITPETL
- a CDS encoding PecA family PE domain-processing aspartic protease → MTSYLPTDPIVPGVALALGKQQITDAQTSLNTVTWASGNIAGGLAAIVPQLLLSSASATLNFYSATNAGAQGFYATTANIPIVHQLAGGNLLLNILLPSLAGAEMNTAAFFLPLVGVFTGGTALDPVTNSLSAAISNSRVYGFVPVSMKATTEPVVYISVNGGPSVPVLVDTGSSGLVISRNAVNTTGLGSATGTGSATYSGAVTETYHYTDYTTTVDFGNGIVTDPTTVHIVDQADSAAFENFLSWGADGILGIGANAAGFAPNVPTASLPGELKDGVFLYQGLFLGFAGLMIVGQNPLPVRTSVPGAPTAYVQVQINNGTKTTVGSIIDSGGVYGTILQSIVGGAIGSTVPAGTTISVYTADGSTLLYSYTTTSYGSPTVISTGLINTGYFAFQQGPVYINYAAPDLIGSTDFDYA